One part of the Ursus arctos isolate Adak ecotype North America unplaced genomic scaffold, UrsArc2.0 scaffold_14, whole genome shotgun sequence genome encodes these proteins:
- the LOC113242952 gene encoding olfactory receptor 7D4-like: MEPRNQTSVSEFLLLGFSQDSVHQPLLFGLFLSMYLVTVLGNLLIILAISCDPHLHTPMYFFLSNLSFADICFTSTTVPKMLVNIQTQSKVITYAGCITQMCFFMVFGGMDTFLLTVMAYDRFVAICHPLYYPVIMNPQLCGLLVLMSWFMSLSYSLIQSLLILRLSFCTNWVIPHFYCELAKALTLACSDTLVNHILLYMVTSLLGIVPFSGILFSYTRIASSILRIPSTNGKYKAFSTCASHLCVVSLFYGTGLGVYLSSDAPSWKGMIASVMYTVVTPMLNPFIYSLRNRDIKKALQKVLGRTLYVQ, from the coding sequence ATGGAGCCAAGAAATCAAACAAGTGTTTCAGAGTTTTTACTCCTGGGATTTTCCCAAGACTCAGTGCATCAGCCCCTTCTCTTTGGTCTGTTCCTGTCCATGTACCTGGTCACCGTGCTCgggaacctgctcatcatcctggccatcAGCTGtgacccccacctccacacccccatgtacttcttcctctccaacttgTCCTTTGctgacatctgtttcacctccaccaccgtccccaagatgctggtgaACATCCAAACACAGAGCAAAGTCATCACCTATGCAGGCTGCATCACCCAGATgtgtttttttatggtttttggagGTATGGACACTTTTCTCCTcactgtgatggcctatgaccggtttgtggccatctgtcacccttTGTACTACCcagtcatcatgaacccccagcTCTGTGGCCTCCTGGTTCTCATGTCCTGGTTCATGAGCTTGTCATACTCTCTGATCCAGAGTCTGTTGATATTACGGCTATCCTTCTGCACCAACTGGGTAATTCCACACTTTTACTGTGAACTTGCTAAGGCCCTCACGCTTGCCTGCTCAGACACATTGGTCAACCATATCCTTCTATATATGGTAACTAGTCTTCTTGGCATTGTTCCCTTCTCTGGGATCCTTTTTTCCTATACCCGAATTGCCTCCTCAATCTTGAGAATCCCATCAACTAATGGGAAGTATAAGGCATTTTctacctgtgcatctcacctgtGTGTGGTTTCTTTATTCTATGGGACAGGGCTTGGTGTGTATCTCAGTTCTGATGCACCTTCCTGGAAGGGCATGAttgcctcggtgatgtacactgTGGTCACCCCAATgttgaaccccttcatctacagcctacGGAACAGGGACATCAAGAAAGCTCTACAAAAAGTTTTGGGGAGAACACTCTATGTTCAGTGA